The genomic region GAAATAAGCCGCCAAAACCTAATCGTCCATTCCTATAAGCGATTCAAGCTACTTTGTGAAGCAACAAGCATAAGGTTACattaaaatgcttaaaatgTGCGGACATGGCAACTCCGAATCAGGGAGACCCACAGGAAATACCAAACGCAGGAAACACCGTCACTTCCTAgcataatgtcatttatttgatccGCCTTTTATTGTTAATTGGTTTAAGAACATAAATGAACAAATTCGACTctctataaaatgtttttattgtgaagAAAGtaaagaaagttaaaaaaaaaaaatgtattattgattttatgtccattttaaagtatttaaaacGTTTTAAAGTATTTCAAGTATTTAAAAGGCACAAGTTGTATGTTCCTCTatatcaaatattattttttagtgCTGTCTTGTGTTTGTGTTATGTTATAGGCTGTTCCTTTTTTTATCCCATTTATTGTACAGTTTCCTCCTTGCTCTTTTTGTCTATTTCTGTTTATCCCATTTAGTGTTCATAATTGTGGTAAtcttatatttttgtaaaaaaaaaacaactgcagTACAtgttggggggtgggggggggggggggggggggtaagtAAGTTTGCTACAAACTGTGGTCTACAGATGGCAGCAGTGTGTTTAAGCATGTATGTCATTACCAGAGAAGAAGATCGTACTGGGATGTAGGACGTGAGCACAGTAGCTATCTGGTGGTTtaattaattgttttgttttgtgatctataaaataaattaatttaaacatgAAAGATTACATCACAAATCTATGGCTTACATATTGCAGTATGTAAATAATCAGCAGCATAAAGTAGTGAATGCACGGCAGAATGTTTATGAACTACAAAAAATCAAACCATTTTTATGTgagatattattaaaatttgatTCTTTCATGAATGTGACTGattaagctaaaaaaaaatgcagctgGTTTTGAGATCAATAACTCAAATTTATGTGAACGTTGTGTAGCTCACTATCATAAGTAAACAAGTGTAATGCAGGGTCAGTAATTGGTCAGTAACTTTTATCATGTTTTTTGAATCTTCCATATTTGCCATCAGTCCGTAGGCACTGATCAGATAGACTCTATATATTTGtaggtattttatttattgacaGTTTTGCCTAGGATTAATTATTCTTATTGCATGTCATAATGTTTCAGAGGGATGGATAAAATCATAACCTGTTTCAGCAAGTGCCCAGATGCTTCTGTCCGGCTCATCTGTTTTCCCTGGGCAGGTGGAGGCTCTATCCACTATGCTCGCTGGGCCAAAGCTCTCAACAGCTCTATTGAAGGTAAAGGTGGATatatattagagatgcaccaataCAAAATTTCTCGATAGCAGAGAACATTGGATACGTTTCCTGAGTTAAATGCAATGATAAGCGCTTGCCAGAAggtagttattttaatttataaagttttaaatatggatatattttttttacaaaaacaacaacgtTCGTGGCCGAAGGCCCTATTAACCCctctggagctgtatggattatttttatgatggatggatgcatttgtTGTGCTTTTTAAATCacgccccccattcactaccattataaagcttggaagagtcaggatacttttaaatatatctctgattgtgttcatctgaaagaagatagtcatatacacctcggagggcttgaggatgagtaaatcatgagtAAATCATCAtcatgggctaattttcatttttgggtgaactaaccctttaacgtcaCTGTTAATGTGCATTAACTGTTAATGCGTTATTGTCGCATTaactttgacagccctaaattcAACACAAGACATTTTCTTCACACAAAGTATGAGTTGCTTGCAGAATGACACGTCTTTCCACccccttttgattgacaggatatacaggtgctggtcatataattagaatattatcaaaaagttgatttatttcacttaattccattcaaaaagtgaaacttgtatgttatattcattcattacacacatactgatatatttcaaatgtttatttcttttaattttgatgattataactgacaactaaggaaaatcccaaattcagtatctcagaaaatttgaatattacttaagaccaatacaaagaaaggatttttagaaatcttggccaactaaaaagtatgaacatgaaaagtatgagcatgtacagcactcaatacttagttggggctccttttgcctgaattactgcagcaatgcagcatggcatggagtcgatcaccAGCTGGGTCTGGTatctctcatcttcctcttgacaataccccatagattctctatggggttcaggtcaagcacagtaacaccatggtcactgaaccagcttttggtacctttgacagtgtgggcaggtgccaaatcctgctggaaaatgaaatcagcatctccataaagcttgtcagcagaaggaagcatgaTGTGCTCTAAAATTTCCTGCTAGTTGGCTGCGTTGACtgtggacttcagaaaacacagtggaccaacaccagcagatgacatggcagcccaaatcatcactgactgtggaaacttcacaCTGGACTTCAAGCAAAATgctttctgtgcctctccactcttcctccagactctgggaccttgaTTATTTACTTATataatttactttcatctgaaaagaggactttggaccactgGGCAACAGTCCAGtactttttctccttagcccgggtaagacgcttctgacgttgtctttggttcagaagtggcttggtacgtggaatgtgacagttgtagcccatttcctgaagacgtctgtgtgtggtggctcttgatgcactgactccagcttcagtccactACTTTTGAAGCTCATTCGCCTGACAGTCTTCTCAAGCCTGCggtcattcctttcacttgtacaccttttcctaccacactttttccttccagtcaactttataatttttttttatcctaatttaatttaattgtttgtaTATTTTCAGTATACTCAGTTCGACTGCCAGGAAGAGAAGGGAGAGCCAAAGAACCATTTTGCCAAAATATGCAGGAAATCATTGATGAGGTCATAGGTGTGATACTTCCACAACTCAAAGAAAAGCCATTTGCACTCTTTGGACATAGGTATGTGAGACTGTTGCTAAAGTATACAGGAAATGGTGACAGGTTTTAAAAAGGTATATAATATCCTGATCCTGATGTGTAGGGCCAGGACATGATAGACAGTGACTGCATATTAATGCAAATATACCTTTTTTTCTGTAGTTTTGGAGCTATGACATGCTTCGCCTTTGCCGAGCATGTAAAGAAAGTCTACAGCCTTGAGCCGATCCACATATTTCTCTCTGGAGCCTCTGCACCATATGTAAGTGTGATCTGCTCTGTATTGCCATATCTGTTGACTGTGAAAGGAACTGAAAATTATGAGAAAACCAACAGAACCATTTGccacatgaaaacaaacatgaagcATGATCACCCCATATATCATCTGAAATACACAGTCTCTTCAAAAACCCAAAATGAACAGATTTCATAAAACAGATACACAACATTGAGTGGTTTATccatttgatgttttgttttttgttgcaaATGTGtaatctttttatttctttattaattaaaaaaagagtatacttacatatttaaatgaatatcaagaaataaaataatgaactttTCTGTAAGTCTGAGACAAGACTGCAGGCACCAAAAAGAAGTCATTTGTCAGATCAAGAGTTCCTTTTCTGGGTTACATCTATTGGGGGCACACCACCAGAGATACTGGCCAACGATGAGCTCGCCAAACTCTTCTTGCCTGCACTGAGAGCAGACCTCTATGTAGCGGACAACTATAGGTGGgtttttgaaaacaaacatacagtggtgctcaaaatgattggcacccttggtaaatatgatcaaagatgactgtaaaaataaatctgcattgtttatccttttgatctttaattaatatacttagcaaaaatctaacctttcattgaagaaaaagaattgaaagtggggggaaagtcacattatgaaataaatgtttatatccaaaacacgttggccacaattaatGGCACCTTTTTATTCAATAGTtattgcaacctccttttgccaagaaaaCAGTTCTGATTcatcttctataatgcctgatgagtttggagaacacctgacaagagatcagagaccattccttcatgcagaatctctccagaaccttcagattcccagctccatgttggtgcttcttctcttctcttcagttcacttcactcattttctttagggttcaggtcaggggactgggaagACCATGGTAGAAGCttaattttgtgctcagtgacacatttttgtgttggttttgatgtttgttttggatcattgtcctgatggaagatccaaccatggctCATTataggatttctagcagaagcggtcaggttttgattttttatctgttgatatttggttgaatccatgataccatataTCTGacttccagcagaaaaataggcccacaacattaaagatccagcagtatatttaaccgtggacaTGTGGTAATTTTTGTCCATGGTttaccaaacccatctggtgggtttgctgccaaaaagctcttttttagtttcatctgaccatagaagccggtcccatTTGAAGTTCCAATCATGCctgacaactgaatatactggagattgtttctggatgagagcagaggatttttcttgaagctctcctgaacaacttgtggggatgtaggtgctgtttgatattttttttattgctttctgagactcaagactcagcTAATCTCTGCAGTTCTCcaactgtgatccttggagagtctttgtccactcaaactctcctcctcaccgtgtattaggacgatttagacacacgtcctcttccaggcagatttgtaacatctttagttaattgaaacttcttaattattgccctgatagtggaaatggggattttcaatgctttagctattttcttacagctacTTTCTAtattgtgaagctcaacaatcttttgctgcacatcaaaACTACATTCTTTGgctttactcattgtgatgaatgattaagggaatttggcctttgtgtttcctcatgtttatactcctgtggaacaggaagtcatggctggacaatttcatgtttatgatcaccctggtgtgctaaaaaaaaaaagtaaacatgactgggaatatacttcagagatattttactcttaaaaaattctaggggtgccaataattatggccaacatgttttggagaaaaacatttatttcataatgtgatttccccccccccactttcaattcttttccttcaatgaaaggttagattttttactaattttatgaattaaagatcaaaaggataaacaatgcagatttatttttacagtcatctttgatcatatttaccaagggtgccaataattctgagcaCCACTGTAAGTGGCATGAGACAACTTATATCTTTACTATATCCGACAGGTGCAGCAGTCCATCAACACCTTTCCTATCATGTCCAGTATCATGCTTTGACGGAAAAGAAGATGCACCCCATGACTTACAAGGTGAGTCTGACAGACATATGGTTAACTTTTTACAAACTAAAACAATGTTACAACAACATGGCGTTGGTTTTATAAAGCCGTCAACTTGGACCAAATTAATTATTTGTTCAGtagaataataacaataatgccATGAATTTATCATCATTATACAAGTCTTGCATTGTGTCTCTTTTGATTTACAGCTTGGAAGGACATGACGAGTGGTGACTTCACTGTGCAGATGCTTCCTGGATCACACTTTTACTTGAAACAAGCAGCAAATGAAAAGTTTATACTGGACTACATCACAAAACATCTTGAGACAGCAGAGATGGACTACTTATAGAAACTCTATCTGAACTGCAACTATGATAAATCTGTGCCATAAATACATGTACTCATAATTCATATTCACTGATGAAATGGTTTCTGGTTTATGATTGTGGGAAGAAAAAAATTAGGGCAGACAGAGAGTAAACCAGTTAATTCCAGAAGCAATCAATCATTCCATTAATCAAACACTGAAACATTCATGAACTACTTTGACCAATATATCATGATTATATAAACCTATGTATACagatataatattttttgaggataaaaaaatctgaaatatgaaaataattatgaaGTAATCAACCTcaaatcgaaaaaaaaaaaaaaaaaaaaaaaaaaaaaatatatatatatatatatatatatatatagctgaaCTATTTGTATGAAATAAAACAGTCTCGAGCCAGTTTCTCgtgcttcatgtttttttgGTTTGGTTGAAAAGAAGATTTTCCCTtcaaaattttgacaaaaatcattgtctaattaattattatttttacacttTACACGTCTTAACtactaaaaaaaatgtgaaaagatgTGGGTGGTTGTTGATGGTGAATGGCAAGTGATATTCAGGTCTATATGCGATTCAAAAGCACTTATAAAGTGCAATAGATGAGACGAGTGGTCATAGATAGACGATGTTACGGTAAGAAGATGAAACGGTGAGTGGGTAATTGTTGAGCGTTGCTAtgctatataaattatttaataagcTGTGGTTGCGTCGCCCCGTTGCCAGGAGACCCGCTTACCGTCTTTACTGCTGGACTCAACAACAGACAAACAAAACATCTGAAAGTTTCATCCGTCTCGGTAAGTCAGATAAAAGTTTTTCGGCGGCTTACAAATAACATGTAGGactacattaacattttttttaacggTAGATGTATATGAATAAGTCAGTTTATATTTTATGAGATGAATTCCCTCCTAATCCAACTTTTTTTGTTGCGCTCTTAAAAAGCCCTGataattatgaattaaataACGTTACATGAATAAAACTGTGTATTAAGGGGACAGTTCGCCtacaaattaaaatgtcatcatttactcaccctcatattgttccaaatgAGTTTCTGTCTtctgaacataaaagaagatattttgagaatgTAACCAGACAGTTGGCAGTAACctctgacttccatagtatttgtTTTTCCTAATATGGAAGCCAATGGCCAACTGTCAACcgtcaacattcttcaaaatatcttcttttgtgttcaacagaagaaagaaactcatacaggtttggaacaacttgagggtgcgcgatgacaaaatttttgggtaaactatccctttaattgttaatttgcattatttttattacttattttttaatatcCTCAAATTCACTCTGGTGATATCTaaaatcattttgttttttatgaacAGCCACAGAGGCAAAATCCATTACCCTGCTCTATTTAACACAGAATGGCTTTAATGTTCTCTAAATTGATGCTGTGTGTAATAAGCTGAGCTTTTAGTGGTGTGCAAAGACACAATAATTACAGAAAAtctattatatatgtatttataaaagAACATTATTTTTTCACCAGCTAACAGAAGCTG from Chanodichthys erythropterus isolate Z2021 chromosome 15, ASM2448905v1, whole genome shotgun sequence harbors:
- the olah gene encoding S-acyl fatty acid synthase thioesterase, medium chain isoform X1; protein product: MSLPEKKIVLGCRTGMDKIITCFSKCPDASVRLICFPWAGGGSIHYARWAKALNSSIEVYSVRLPGREGRAKEPFCQNMQEIIDEVIGVILPQLKEKPFALFGHSFGAMTCFAFAEHVKKVYSLEPIHIFLSGASAPYSETRLQAPKRSHLSDQEFLFWVTSIGGTPPEILANDELAKLFLPALRADLYVADNYRCSSPSTPFLSCPVSCFDGKEDAPHDLQAWKDMTSGDFTVQMLPGSHFYLKQAANEKFILDYITKHLETAEMDYL
- the olah gene encoding S-acyl fatty acid synthase thioesterase, medium chain isoform X2, yielding MAYILQGMDKIITCFSKCPDASVRLICFPWAGGGSIHYARWAKALNSSIEVYSVRLPGREGRAKEPFCQNMQEIIDEVIGVILPQLKEKPFALFGHSFGAMTCFAFAEHVKKVYSLEPIHIFLSGASAPYSETRLQAPKRSHLSDQEFLFWVTSIGGTPPEILANDELAKLFLPALRADLYVADNYRCSSPSTPFLSCPVSCFDGKEDAPHDLQAWKDMTSGDFTVQMLPGSHFYLKQAANEKFILDYITKHLETAEMDYL
- the olah gene encoding S-acyl fatty acid synthase thioesterase, medium chain isoform X3, with translation MDKIITCFSKCPDASVRLICFPWAGGGSIHYARWAKALNSSIEVYSVRLPGREGRAKEPFCQNMQEIIDEVIGVILPQLKEKPFALFGHSFGAMTCFAFAEHVKKVYSLEPIHIFLSGASAPYSETRLQAPKRSHLSDQEFLFWVTSIGGTPPEILANDELAKLFLPALRADLYVADNYRCSSPSTPFLSCPVSCFDGKEDAPHDLQAWKDMTSGDFTVQMLPGSHFYLKQAANEKFILDYITKHLETAEMDYL